The following DNA comes from Microthrixaceae bacterium.
ACAAGGCGAGCGCAATCCACGCCTTCATCGCCGGGCCACAACACTTCGCCACCTTCGGCGAGATCTTCGACCGCACCGTCGAGTTCAACCCCACCCGCACCCCCGAGTCGCTGCGCCGCGGCATCCTGCACAACGCGCATCGGGTCGTCGAGGGGAAACACGCCGGTAGCTGGGAGTGGAACTACGACCGCCGCAAGCTCGACATCGACCAGATGCCTCCGATGGACGACCTGTGGGACCACGTGGGCGCGGTCGCCGCTCCGTATCTGCTGGTACGCGGGTCGACCTCGCCGGTGGTCGACGACGAGGACGTGGCCGAGCTGTTGCGCCGTCAGCCCGACGCCCGGGTGGTCGTCGTCGAGGGGGCCGGACATTCGGTGCAGGGGGACGATCCGCTGCGCCTCGCGGAGCTGTTGGTTCCGCTGCTCCCGCCACGGCTCTAGCTGTTCGCTGAACGTTTACTCGTCGTTGGTGGTGGAAGCGTGCGGCGGGCTGTTTGCTTCGGGGTGTGCTGACGCTATGTCCATCGCCATCGCCGTCGCCATCGCCATCGCCGTCCTCGGCGTCCTCGGCGTCATCGCTGGGTGACCTGTCGCAGGCCCCGGTCATCGCGTCGTCGGTCGTCTGGCGCATGCGTACGGCACCTTCGTCGAGGACGCCGGGATGGGGCTTGGTTCGTCGTTGCTGCGGCACCGGGTCGCACTCGCCGCCAGCCTCGGGGCGAGGAGTGTCACCGTCGACGTCCTGGGGTGGAACGAACGCTCCCGAGCGATGATCGAACGCGTCGGATTCGAATATGAGCGGTCCTGGCCCTCGCGGTGGGAACCGGGCCACACCGTGCTCGGTTACCGGCTCTGGTGCACCCGGTGAGCGGGTGGTGACGGGCTCGGTCGGCGGCCGCGATCGCTGACCGCGGTCGGTGACCGCGGTCAGCGGGGGAGGCCGAGGATTCGTTCAGCGATGATGTTGCGCAGAATCTGCGTCGTGCCGCCCATGATCGTGTAGCCGGGTGCGTAACAGATGTTGCGGCTGGCGCGGTTCCATAACATGGCCTCGGCCCCGAACGACGCAACGCAGAACTCCGCCACGCGCTGTTCGAACTCGGTGCACCAGGTCTTGGTCACCGCCGAGAACCCCTGCGGTGCCTGGCCCATGACCTCGCGCAACACGAGGTGGCGTCCGATGCGATAGCCACCCTCGAGCCGTCCGATCTCGTTGCGAACCCGCGGGTCGGAGATGTCGGCCCGGTCGCGGGCGTCGAGGTAGAGGCGACGGTTCGACACCAGCCGATCGATGCCGCCGCGCTCGTGTTCCATCTGACGCATGATCTGCTTGAACGCGGCGTTCTCGGTGCCGACAAGGCGGTCGCCCCCGATGCGCACGTCGTCGAAGATGACCTCACAGAAGTGGTGGTCGTCGCTCATGTCGTGGATCGTGCGGATCTCCACGCCGGGGGAGCGCAGATCGACGATGAACTCCGACAGCCCGGCGTGCGGCTTCGCGTTCTGGTCGGTGCGGGCGATCAGGTAGCACCAGTCCGACTCCGCGGCCCCCGAGGTCCACACCTTCGAGCCGTTCACGATCCAATCGTCGCCGTCGCGATCGGCTCGGGTCCGTAGCGAGGCAACGTCGGAACCGGCATCGGGCTCGCTCATGCCCACGCACCACTTCGAGCTGCCGGCGACGAGGTCGGGGAGGAATTCGCGACGCTGGGCGTCGGTGCCGAACTGCAACAGCGTCGGGCCGATCTGGCGATCGGCGAACCAGGCGGTGGCGAGGGGAGCGCCTTCGGAGATGAGCGCCTCGACGACGACGAATCGTTCGAGCGCACTGCGCCCACCGCCACCCCACTCGGTCGGCCAGGTCATACCCAACCAGCCGTGTTCGGCCATGACCCGGGGGAACTTGACATCGACGCCGCGAAGCCAGGAATCCTCAGTGATGTCGAGATCGGCGGTGAACTCGCGGGCAACCGTACGGGCCTCGTCGGCCAGTTCGAGCAGCGCGGGCGACATCGAGAAGTCCATGGCGGAAACCTAGCGCCGCCGGCGCTGACGACGAGCTTCCCGCCGGCCGTCTCAAACTTTGTGCCGGAAGCGACACCAGATGTCGCTTCCGGCAAAAAGTTTGCCGGATCGCCGTCGGTTTTGATGGGGCGACGTCGATCGAGCCGTAATGTGACCCACCATGTGGCGCCGCAAGATATTGGTCGGAGTCGGGATCGCTGCGGTCGTGGCGCTGTTCTCGGGGGCACTCGTCCTCGTTCGACGCAGCGAGCGCCCCGCCATCCCCGACGCGGTCGACCTGAGTGTGCCGCTCGCGGTCGTCGAGTTGCCCGACCCGCCGGTCGGCCAGTGGGATCGCTACAACATCGTTCCGCTCGTCGATGGCCGCGGATTCCTCGTGGCCGGGGGTGGGAACAGCGTCGACGGATATGAGCGGCCGCGCCCGCACAACCTCGAGGCGGCGCTGTTTCGCTTCTCCACCGGCGCCTATGAACTGCTGCCCGAGTTGCCGGTGAAAGCCGGGCTCGGCGCGGGCAGCGGCGCAGTGGTCGGCGGACCGGACGAGGAGACCGTGGTCGTCGTCGGACAGGATTGCCCGCCCGGTCCCGAGGTTTCCGCCGTCGGCATCGAGTTCTGCAGCTGGGGTGGCTCCGGGGCGAAGGTCGTGTTGTCCTGGAACACCGGCGAGGGGTCGTGGACGCGCCACGAGCTACCCAAGAAACTCGAGGACTTTTCGCCCGCGAGTCCGTCGGTCATCGGTGTCGACGGCGGACTCGTATGGCTGGCGAGCGAGACCACCGGCCGCGTCCCACGGATCGCGTCCTTCGATCCGTCGACCGGGTCGTTCTCCGAGGTGATCGACGGCCCGGCGGAGCAAGCCGGCATCTGCCTCATCGGTTCCGATCTGCTCGCGTTCGTGACCCCAGCGACCACCTTCGTCTCCGACATGAAGGTATCGAGTTGGGCATTCGACGGCGCGGCCTGGCAGGAGCTGCCGTCGTGGGGTGACGTCCCGACCCAGTTCACCCCGTCGGAGGCGTTGTGTACTCCGCAGGGGTACTACTCGGTGGTTCCGACCTCGGAGTCGTTCTGGTCAGACCTCCGGTGGACCGAGTCGGCCGAGGCGGCGAAACACGCAACGTTCACCGAGGTCGGGCGGTTCGTGAACGGTCTCGCCGGGTGGCGCATAGGGATCCGACAGTTCGGCTCCGACGTGCTCGTGGGGCTCTCCCTGCAGATGCCAGACCTCGGGTCGATGATGACGACGATTCCGGGTGACCCGCCGGTCGATCCGTCCGAGATGAAAACGCTGCCCGGGAACGTGACGGCGGGATGGAACCTCGTGACCCCGACCGGACCGGTTCCTGTGCCGGGCTTATCTCCCGACGAGTGGTACGCGGCGGTCACCATCGGCGACCACGTCCTCATCGAGGTGACCGACGCGTCCGACGACTATGACCTGCTGGCATTGCGCACGCCGGTTTGACGCAGCGCACGCCGGTTTGACGCAGCGCACGCCGGTTTGACGCAGCGCACGCCGGATTGACGGCGGGCTCGATCAGCGCTGCGTCATCGGGACGTAGTCGCGCACCTCGGAGCCGATGTAGGCCTGACGCGGGCGAGAGATTCGGCTGTTCTGCTCGAGGCTCTCCTTGTAGTGCGCCAGCCAGCCCGAGGTGCGGGGGATGGCGAACAACACGGTGAACATGTCGAGCGGGAAACCCATCGCCTGGTAGATGAGGCCAGAGTAGAAATCGACGTTCGGGTACAGCTTGCGGCTCACGAAGTAGTCGTCGCCGAGCGCCACCTCTTCGAGCTTGAGCGCGATGTCGAGCAACGGGTTCTTGCCGGTCACCTCGAAGACCTCATAGGCCGTCTTCTTGATGATCGTGGCGCGGGGATCGAAGTTCTTGTAGACGCGGTGCCCGAAGCCCTGAAGCCGGCCCTTGCCCTGCTTGACCGCCTCGATGAACGAAGCGACGTTGTCGACCGAGCCGATCTCGTTGAGCATGCGCAGCACGGCCTCGTTGGCTCCGCCGTGGCGGGGGCCGTAGAGCGCGGCCGCGGCGGCTGCGGTGGAGGAGTAGGGATCGGCGTGGGACGAGCCGACCGTGCGCATCGCCGTGGTCGAACAGTTCTGCTCGTGGTCGGCGTGGAGGATGAACAAGATGTCGAGCGCACGGCTGAGCACCGGGTGGGCATCGAAGCGGGGTTCGGCGATCTTCCACATCATTGACAGGAAGTTCGACGTGAAATCGAGGCTGTTGTCGGGGTAGACGAACGGCATCCCGACCGAGAACCGGTAGGCGCCGGCGGCCAGGGTCGGCATCTTGGCGATGAGTCGCACGATCTGGCGATCGAGATTCGCCGGGTCTTCGATGTTCTTCGCCTCTGGATAAAAGGTCGACAGCGCTGCGGCCGAGGACACCAACATGCCCATCGGGTGGGCGTCGTAGTGGAAGCCCTCCATGAACCGCTTGCGCACATTTTCGTGGATGTAGGTGTGGTGCACGATGTCGTAGCGCCACTTCTCGAACTGCTCTGCGGTGGGCAGTTCGCCGTAGATCAACAGGTAGGCGACCTCGAGATAGCTCGAATGTTCGGCGAGCTGTTCGATCGGGTAGCCCCGGTAGCGGAGGATGCCCGCCTCGCCGTCGAGTTCGGTGACTGCACTCTCGGTGGCCGCCGTCGCTCCGAAGGACGGGTCGAGGAACCAGATCCCCGGAAGAAGCTTCGCCCAGGCCTTCGCGTCGACGGCTCCGTTGACGATGGGGACCTCGACCTGTTCCCCAGTGCGGTTGTCGGTGATCGTTATGGAATCTGACACGTGCCTCATCTTACGTCCCGGGCGGCGGCCTCGGGGCCACCTGCGTGCAGCGCACGAAGTGTTCATCTGCTCGTGACCTCGCGCCCGCCGCATTCGTGGGCGATCCCCACCTGCCGTTCTCCGATAACCAGTGGTCGTGATCACGACCACTGGTTATCGGAGAACAGGCAGGTCAGGGGGTGCCGGTGAGGGCGAGACCCGGTTGCTGGGGTACCTCGTCGGCAACCACCTCGCGGATCACCTCGGCAACGGCGCGTTCGGCCGGGCTCAGCAGTCCCCGACGGCGCCGCGCCAACCCGACCGAACGGGTGCTGATGTCGGAGATCATCACTCGACGCCAGGCGCCATCGAGTGTTCCCGGCACCGCCGACGCGGGAAGCACCGCGGCGCCGTAGCCGCTGAACGCCAGCGATGCCAGCAGTCGCATCCCGTCGATCTCCGCCTTCGAGATGAATCGCACGCCGACCCGTTCGGCCGCCTCGTCGAGTTCGCTACGAAAGCTCGTTCCGACCGCGGAGATCAACACCTCGTGTTTGGCGACCTCGGCGAGGGTGACGCTGTCGCGGTCCGCGAGCGGATGTTCGAGTGGCACCACCAGAATGCGTTGTTCGACAAAGAGGTCCTCGGAGCTGAGTTCGGGGTCTTCGACCGGGGTGTTCACGATGGCGAGGTCGAGTTGCCCGCCGGCGAGATGCAACACCAGCGAGGAGGTGGTCGCATCGAGAATGACGACGCGAACCTGGGGGTAGTGCGCTTTCAGCCGGGTCAGAAACCCGGGCACGATCCATCGGGCCGTCGTTCCGATGATTCCGATGCGCACGGATCCGGTCACCACGTCTCGCATCGCCGCGACGTCGGAGGCGAGCGCCTCGTATTCGTGGTCGATGCGGCGGGCGCGTTCGGCCACGACCCGACCCTCGGCGGTGAGTTCGTTGACCGCCCGATCGATCAGCGTCACACCGAGTTCTCGTTCGAGCCGGGCGACGTGGGTGCTCACGTTGGATTGAACGGTGTTGAGGGCCTTCGCTGCGGCGGAGAAGCTGCGGTGTTCCCCGACAGCGAGCAATGCTCGGAGCTGTCGTTGGTCCATGGTGCCGATCGTACCCCGCAATATCTCTAAAAGCGATCACAACTATCGACAACAACTGCTGGAAAGATTGCTTGCAGCTGTTTATACTGAACCTCACAAGAGCGGCCAAGGCGAACGGACCCCCCTCCGAGCCGGGCCGCCGGTCTCCGACAGAATCCCCCCTCTGCGGAAGACCAACCCCGAAGGACCGGATCCCCCCTCCGGTCCTTCGGCTGTTTTGCCCGGATGGGTCGGGTCCTCGCATATTGCGCGAAGAACCCCGTGTGGAGGCGGGGTTCAACGGATAGCGTCGGGGCGTGGCCGACTCAGCATCAGCATCACGTCCAGCGAAGAAGCGCCCGCCACGCCGGGCACGGACTCCGAAGTTCTCCAGCGCAGCGATCTTCGACCTCGACCGAACGTTGCTTGCAGGAGCAAGCGGTCCGGTGTTCAGCGACGCCCTTCGACGCCACGGGGTCATCAATTCGCCGAAACTTCCGATCGAGCCGGCGCTGTTCAAAATGTTCGACCTGTTCGGCGAGAACCGCCCGACGATGCTGCTGACCAAACAGGGAGTGCGCCTCGCCAAGGGATGGAACCGCGCCGCGGTCGAAGCGGCAGCACTCGATGCGACCGACGAGTTGATGTCGAAGATCCTGCCCTACGCCATCACCGAAATCGCCCAACACCGAGCCGCCGGCCGAGCGATCGTGATGGCGACCACCACCCCGCATCACCTTGTGGCGCCGCTCGCGGAGCGTCTCGGCGTCGACGTCGTGCTCGCCACCCGCTACGGAGACGAGGCCCGCGACGACGGCATGGTCGTGTTCGACGGCACCGTCGAGGGGACCTACGTGTGGGGCAAGGGTAAGGCTGAGGTTGTCCATGCCTGGGCGCATGAGGCCGGAATCGACCTCGCCGACTCCTATGCCTACAGCGACAGCTACTTCGACCTGCCGTTGTTGTCGATGGTCGGCCACCCCCATGCGGTCAACCCCGACGCCCGCCTCGCGGCGGTGGCGCTGTTGCGGCGCTGGCCGATACGGTCGCTGGCCACCCCACCCGGGGTGCCGAGTTTCGCCGGGTACGAACCCCAACAGCTCGCCTTGCAGCTGGCCCGACCGGAGTTGTTGCCGTTCGTGTCGTTTCGCACCTATGGCACCCGACGGATCCCCGAGGCGGGCCCGGCGATCATCGTCGGGAACCACCGCAGCTACTTCGACCCGTTGGCGATCGCCGTCGTGTTGTCGAAACGTGGGCGCCAGGTGCGGTTCCTCGGCAAGAAGGAGGTGTTCGACGCCCCCCTCGTCGGCGACGTCGCTCGGGCGATGGGTGGGATTCGAGTCGATCGGGGCACCGGCTCGGATGCACCGCTGCGCGCCGCCGAGGAGGCGCTCGAGGCCGGCGATCTCGTGGCCCTGATGCCACAGGGAACCATTCCGCGGGGCCGAGCGTTCTTCGACCCGGTCCTCAAAGGGCGATACGGGGCCGCTCGACTCGCCCAGGCGACGGGGGTTCCGGTCATCCCCGTCGGGCTGTGGGGCACAGAACAGGTGTGGCCGCGGTCGTCGAAGCTGCCCAACGTCACCAACGTTCTGCATCCGCCGACCGTGTCGATCCGCGTTGGCCCGCCGGTGGAACTGGCCCACAAGTCGCTCGAAGACGACACCGAACGCATCATGGCTGCGATCATGCGGCAGTTGCCGGCGGCGGCCCGAGAATGGCGCGAGCCGACCCCGGAGGAGATTCGGCGAGCTTCGAAATCGGGTTCCCTCGACGACGATCTTGAGCACGAGAGCGACCGTCGACCCGGCGAAGACTGAGACTCGGCGCGGCCGCTGGCGCCAGCGGGCCATTCGGCCCAGAAAATCTCGCGGAACCCC
Coding sequences within:
- a CDS encoding LysR family transcriptional regulator — encoded protein: MDQRQLRALLAVGEHRSFSAAAKALNTVQSNVSTHVARLERELGVTLIDRAVNELTAEGRVVAERARRIDHEYEALASDVAAMRDVVTGSVRIGIIGTTARWIVPGFLTRLKAHYPQVRVVILDATTSSLVLHLAGGQLDLAIVNTPVEDPELSSEDLFVEQRILVVPLEHPLADRDSVTLAEVAKHEVLISAVGTSFRSELDEAAERVGVRFISKAEIDGMRLLASLAFSGYGAAVLPASAVPGTLDGAWRRVMISDISTRSVGLARRRRGLLSPAERAVAEVIREVVADEVPQQPGLALTGTP
- a CDS encoding citrate synthase, with amino-acid sequence MRHVSDSITITDNRTGEQVEVPIVNGAVDAKAWAKLLPGIWFLDPSFGATAATESAVTELDGEAGILRYRGYPIEQLAEHSSYLEVAYLLIYGELPTAEQFEKWRYDIVHHTYIHENVRKRFMEGFHYDAHPMGMLVSSAAALSTFYPEAKNIEDPANLDRQIVRLIAKMPTLAAGAYRFSVGMPFVYPDNSLDFTSNFLSMMWKIAEPRFDAHPVLSRALDILFILHADHEQNCSTTAMRTVGSSHADPYSSTAAAAAALYGPRHGGANEAVLRMLNEIGSVDNVASFIEAVKQGKGRLQGFGHRVYKNFDPRATIIKKTAYEVFEVTGKNPLLDIALKLEEVALGDDYFVSRKLYPNVDFYSGLIYQAMGFPLDMFTVLFAIPRTSGWLAHYKESLEQNSRISRPRQAYIGSEVRDYVPMTQR
- a CDS encoding GNAT family N-acetyltransferase, which encodes MGLGSSLLRHRVALAASLGARSVTVDVLGWNERSRAMIERVGFEYERSWPSRWEPGHTVLGYRLWCTR
- a CDS encoding acyl-CoA dehydrogenase family protein; the protein is MDFSMSPALLELADEARTVAREFTADLDITEDSWLRGVDVKFPRVMAEHGWLGMTWPTEWGGGGRSALERFVVVEALISEGAPLATAWFADRQIGPTLLQFGTDAQRREFLPDLVAGSSKWCVGMSEPDAGSDVASLRTRADRDGDDWIVNGSKVWTSGAAESDWCYLIARTDQNAKPHAGLSEFIVDLRSPGVEIRTIHDMSDDHHFCEVIFDDVRIGGDRLVGTENAAFKQIMRQMEHERGGIDRLVSNRRLYLDARDRADISDPRVRNEIGRLEGGYRIGRHLVLREVMGQAPQGFSAVTKTWCTEFEQRVAEFCVASFGAEAMLWNRASRNICYAPGYTIMGGTTQILRNIIAERILGLPR
- a CDS encoding HAD-IB family hydrolase, with amino-acid sequence MADSASASRPAKKRPPRRARTPKFSSAAIFDLDRTLLAGASGPVFSDALRRHGVINSPKLPIEPALFKMFDLFGENRPTMLLTKQGVRLAKGWNRAAVEAAALDATDELMSKILPYAITEIAQHRAAGRAIVMATTTPHHLVAPLAERLGVDVVLATRYGDEARDDGMVVFDGTVEGTYVWGKGKAEVVHAWAHEAGIDLADSYAYSDSYFDLPLLSMVGHPHAVNPDARLAAVALLRRWPIRSLATPPGVPSFAGYEPQQLALQLARPELLPFVSFRTYGTRRIPEAGPAIIVGNHRSYFDPLAIAVVLSKRGRQVRFLGKKEVFDAPLVGDVARAMGGIRVDRGTGSDAPLRAAEEALEAGDLVALMPQGTIPRGRAFFDPVLKGRYGAARLAQATGVPVIPVGLWGTEQVWPRSSKLPNVTNVLHPPTVSIRVGPPVELAHKSLEDDTERIMAAIMRQLPAAAREWREPTPEEIRRASKSGSLDDDLEHESDRRPGED